From Fundulus heteroclitus isolate FHET01 unplaced genomic scaffold, MU-UCD_Fhet_4.1 scaffold_42, whole genome shotgun sequence, one genomic window encodes:
- the LOC118560313 gene encoding intraflagellar transport protein 57 homolog isoform X2, translated as MAEEGRRGEEEDRGPGAAHRGFVLMEELVEKLKLLNYEEEVLVKHNMKSLSRHYFVSSPYLASNPGEQFYMFTIIAAWLINVAGRPFTEPQEYDEPNATVSNILAELRALGVQVDFPPSRLKSGSGEHVCLVLDHLAEEALKRRGFTFTRPKYPAEKPEEDGVMDDDAELTLSRVEEEMIEEADHEEEEEEEEENMMDLEALKLPSSHAQSEPSSKPDRILESTVDAAEWRLEVERVLPQLRVTIRTDNKDWRIHLDQMHRHRDGITSSLRDTRRPSETRSSSLMSAAKGGKDLMSPKAFILLQQMRLRKAAFHTLASHNLEALFFIIAAKNSFPEC; from the exons ATGGCCGAGGAGGGGAGACGCGGAGAGGAGGAGGACCGGGGGCCCGGGGCGGCTCACCGGGGCTTTGTGCTGATGGAGGAGCTTGTGGAGAAGCTGAAGCTGCTGAACTACGAGGAGGAAGTTCTGGTGAAACACAACATGAAGAGCCTGAGCAG ACATTACTTTGTCTCCAGTCCCTACCTGGCGTCCAACCCCGGCGAGCAGTTCTACATGTTCACCATCATCGCTGCCTGGCTCATCAACGTGGCGGGGCGGCCGTTCACAGAGCCCCAGGAGTACGACGAGCCCAACGCCACCGTGTCCAACATCCTGGCAGAACTCAGGGCCTTG GGTGTCCAGGTGGACTTTCCTCCCTCCAGACTGAAGTCGGGCTCAGGTGAGCACGTCTGCCTGGTGCTGGACCACCTGGCTGAGGAGGCGCTGAAGAGGAGAGGCTTCACCTTCACCAG ACCCAAGTACCCTGCAGAAAAGCCGGAGGAAGACGGCGTGATGGACGACGACGCAGAGCTGACGCTCAGCAGAGTGGAGGAGGAGATGATT GAGGAAGCTGAccatgaggaggaggaggaggaggaggaggagaacatgATGGACCTGGAGGCTCTGAAGCTACCGAGCTCTCACGCG CAATCAGAACCGAGCTCCAAGCCGGACCGGATCCTGGAGTCCACTGTGGACGCTGCAGAGTGGAGGCTGGAGGTGGAGAGGGTCCTGCCGCAGCTCAGAGTCACCATCAGGACCGACAACAAG GACTGGAGGATCCATCTGGACCAGATGCACCGACACAGAGACGGGATCACGTCATCGCTCAGAGACACCAGG CGTCCCTCTGAGACCAGATCAAGCTCTCTGATGTCAGCAGCTAAAGGAGGAAAGGACCTCATGAGTCCTAAAGCCTTCATCCTTCTGCAGCAAATGCGTCTGAGAAAAGCTGCTTTCCACACTTTAGCCTCCCACAACCTGGAGGCACTTTTCTTCATTATTGCTGCAAAGAACTCGTTTCCTGAATGCTGA